In bacterium, a single window of DNA contains:
- a CDS encoding sigma 54-interacting transcriptional regulator, which produces MSGTTDAPDKVRALRAQLAAATTPAERVEAALLLAEALWLSDPVEARPLLEQVLAEADAAARLKEKGRAAYMLGELLRRAGDLDGAARCAETVFQVADATADRRVRASGLNLLGIIHREHGELQSALDYFKQLLEASREIESEQGERIALNELGGVFGLQGEFGEALACYQQCLTANTKAGYARGRAMSLYNIGWTLAAMGRWTEATQSFHRSIALCEEHEFADPLASARMALGELSLKRSDYETAVLMFRAVIEGERGKQRSGQVYREAFSDLGWTHFRNGDLAQAEEVLNDAARLCEAAGDRCLLATVCCRRAELALARGRLDAAGDLLDQAERHAVDLRLTKEQGDVLRVRALLSAARDDPDQALELFSRSEITLKPLGDTYELALTRLQRGRQFLEVRQWDEALAVLQDAARTFRRLGVVAEGQEASRLLYRIEMRTDRDTALLQALLGITALGLAPEQFIVQALKMLCDSLRFNQGAVLVGSRPVATLGNPDLTRLNDELRTMNDERGTAPGLDQTDLELLLPVRQAEGVVGLVVLRRSLSLEARVSPATLELLAGTLAPALAKLGKLRAIESDSQQRIPGLRFQGVVGRNPSVLNVLGLVTRTAAPRVPVLIRGESGTGKELIARALHESGPRADLPFVTVNCAAVPESLLEAEFFGIEAGAATGVVARPGKFELAGKGTIFLDEIGDMAVNLQAKLLRAIDSRTVVRVGGTKDTRIEARVVAATNIDLELRERQGLFRRDLLYRLNTVQLVVPPLRERPEDIPVLTLFFIARAAQEYDRPVHGASDEVLALFAAFPWPGNVRQLQHVVERAVIISEGDELQTTDLPPEFRQRQAGFTEHSPEGLRSRVHAKTDESERAMLIEALRQAKGNTSEAIRLTGFSERHFYRLLRKHHLTSHPD; this is translated from the coding sequence ATGAGTGGCACAACTGACGCACCGGACAAGGTACGGGCGCTGCGCGCACAGTTGGCCGCGGCCACGACGCCGGCAGAACGGGTCGAGGCTGCTCTGCTCCTTGCCGAGGCGCTCTGGCTCAGCGACCCGGTGGAGGCCAGACCCTTGCTGGAACAGGTTCTGGCCGAAGCCGATGCCGCCGCCCGCCTCAAGGAAAAGGGCAGGGCCGCGTACATGCTCGGCGAACTGCTCCGCCGCGCCGGCGACCTCGATGGCGCGGCGCGCTGTGCCGAGACAGTGTTCCAAGTCGCGGATGCAACCGCCGACCGTCGCGTGCGTGCCAGCGGACTCAACCTCCTCGGCATTATCCACCGCGAGCACGGCGAGCTTCAGTCTGCCCTCGATTACTTCAAGCAGCTCCTGGAGGCCTCCCGAGAAATCGAGTCCGAGCAGGGAGAACGGATTGCGCTGAATGAGCTCGGCGGCGTCTTTGGTCTGCAGGGCGAATTTGGAGAGGCGCTCGCTTGCTACCAGCAGTGCCTGACAGCGAACACTAAAGCCGGATACGCGCGTGGCCGGGCCATGAGCTTGTACAACATCGGCTGGACTCTTGCCGCTATGGGCCGCTGGACCGAGGCGACCCAGAGCTTTCACCGGTCAATCGCCCTTTGCGAGGAGCATGAATTCGCTGACCCGCTGGCTTCGGCTCGAATGGCGCTCGGCGAGTTGTCGCTCAAGCGGTCTGACTACGAAACTGCCGTACTCATGTTCCGCGCTGTCATTGAAGGAGAACGCGGCAAGCAGCGTTCCGGTCAAGTGTATCGGGAAGCTTTCTCTGACCTGGGCTGGACCCATTTCCGCAATGGAGACCTGGCTCAGGCAGAGGAAGTTCTAAACGATGCTGCGCGGCTGTGCGAGGCCGCCGGAGATCGCTGCTTGTTGGCTACCGTCTGCTGCCGTCGGGCTGAGCTCGCATTGGCACGGGGCCGGCTCGATGCTGCTGGTGACTTGCTGGATCAGGCTGAGCGTCACGCAGTCGACCTGAGATTGACAAAAGAACAGGGCGACGTGTTGCGCGTTCGCGCCCTCCTGTCCGCTGCCCGCGACGACCCGGACCAGGCTTTGGAGCTGTTCAGTCGCTCCGAGATTACGTTGAAACCGCTCGGTGACACATACGAGCTTGCCCTCACTCGACTTCAGCGCGGCCGACAGTTCTTGGAAGTTCGGCAGTGGGACGAGGCTCTGGCGGTACTGCAGGACGCGGCCCGGACGTTCCGCCGGCTCGGCGTTGTAGCGGAAGGCCAAGAGGCGAGTCGGCTGCTCTACCGCATTGAGATGCGCACCGACCGCGACACCGCTCTGCTCCAGGCGCTGCTGGGTATCACCGCGCTTGGGCTGGCGCCCGAGCAGTTCATCGTGCAGGCTCTGAAGATGCTGTGCGATAGTCTGCGATTCAATCAGGGCGCCGTGCTGGTTGGCAGCAGGCCGGTCGCGACCCTCGGCAATCCGGACCTTACGCGGCTGAACGATGAACTCAGAACGATGAACGATGAACGAGGAACTGCCCCCGGTCTGGATCAGACCGACCTTGAGCTGCTGCTGCCGGTCAGACAAGCCGAAGGTGTGGTCGGTCTCGTCGTGCTCAGGCGGTCCCTGTCTCTGGAGGCGCGCGTCAGTCCCGCAACGCTGGAGCTTCTGGCCGGCACGCTTGCGCCCGCGCTCGCGAAATTGGGGAAGCTCAGGGCCATCGAGTCCGACTCTCAGCAGCGGATTCCGGGGCTGCGTTTCCAAGGCGTTGTTGGTCGAAACCCCAGCGTGCTGAACGTGCTCGGCCTCGTTACGCGAACGGCTGCTCCCCGCGTTCCGGTGCTGATACGCGGCGAAAGCGGCACGGGCAAGGAACTCATCGCCCGCGCCCTGCACGAGTCGGGCCCTCGCGCCGACCTTCCCTTTGTGACGGTCAACTGTGCGGCCGTCCCGGAAAGCCTGCTTGAAGCCGAGTTCTTCGGGATTGAAGCAGGAGCGGCAACCGGCGTCGTGGCGCGCCCGGGCAAGTTCGAGCTGGCCGGCAAAGGGACTATCTTCCTTGACGAAATCGGAGACATGGCTGTGAACTTGCAGGCAAAGCTGCTGCGGGCCATCGACAGCAGGACGGTCGTGCGCGTCGGCGGAACGAAGGATACGCGGATAGAAGCTCGGGTTGTTGCGGCGACGAACATTGACCTGGAACTTCGCGAACGCCAGGGCCTGTTCCGACGTGACCTGCTCTATCGGCTCAACACGGTCCAACTCGTCGTGCCGCCCTTGCGCGAGCGGCCGGAAGACATTCCTGTGCTGACGCTGTTCTTCATCGCCCGCGCGGCTCAGGAATACGACCGGCCGGTCCACGGCGCGAGCGACGAGGTCTTGGCTCTCTTTGCCGCGTTCCCCTGGCCCGGCAACGTCCGTCAACTTCAGCACGTGGTCGAAAGGGCAGTGATTATCTCCGAGGGCGATGAACTTCAGACCACCGACCTTCCGCCTGAGTTCAGGCAGCGCCAAGCCGGATTTACCGAGCACTCGCCGGAGGGTCTGCGTAGCAGAGTTCACGCAAAGACGGATGAGTCTGAAAGAGCCATGCTGATTGAGGCCTTGAGACAGGCAAAGGGGAATACGTCTGAGGCTATCAGGCTAACAGGCTTCAGCGAGAGGCACTTCTATCGTCTGCTCCGCAAACACCACCTCACCAGCCATCCCGACTGA
- the ftsA gene encoding cell division protein FtsA — protein MAKVRRTAAVDIGSTKVACLVAETDHAGKTNIVGHGTAAPDGFKHGVVVNLDKAAQSVETAARQCEAMAGGKFKSYPVFVGISGEHIKHLTGTAAVPVRKPARGIGPRDVEDVIKQAQTVRLPNDEQILHVVPTQFIVDGQKGVRNPLGLFGVRLEVEALLIIGAVTAVENIYRVMERLEMRNRALVLQSIASLYGVCDEEDKDLGVVLIDLGGVTDVSIYRDGEIRFTKLLPVGATNITKDIVIGLRTTFSQAEELKRKYGAAMATQIEKDEAISVEDASGRGPKPVSRRLLASVIQPRAEEIITLCDAEVRKSGFGEGLSAGAVITGGGASLSGIDLVAEQILGMPVRLGRPDRVSGPPEVTKDPAFATAVGLIRCGVEGKTSSQFPAPGFWSGVGEEVRGWFS, from the coding sequence ATGGCGAAAGTGAGGCGGACCGCGGCGGTGGACATCGGCAGCACCAAGGTTGCCTGTCTTGTGGCCGAGACCGACCATGCCGGAAAGACGAACATCGTTGGCCACGGCACGGCCGCGCCCGACGGGTTCAAACACGGCGTGGTAGTCAATCTCGACAAGGCCGCGCAGTCGGTTGAGACGGCAGCCCGGCAGTGCGAAGCGATGGCAGGCGGGAAATTCAAGTCGTATCCGGTCTTCGTGGGCATCTCGGGCGAGCATATCAAGCACCTGACCGGAACTGCGGCGGTGCCGGTACGCAAGCCGGCGCGCGGCATCGGCCCGCGCGACGTGGAGGACGTCATCAAGCAGGCGCAGACCGTCCGGCTGCCCAACGACGAGCAGATACTGCACGTGGTTCCTACCCAATTCATCGTTGACGGGCAGAAAGGCGTAAGGAACCCGCTCGGGCTGTTCGGGGTCAGGCTTGAGGTCGAGGCCCTGCTCATCATAGGCGCGGTGACCGCGGTCGAGAACATCTACCGCGTCATGGAACGGCTGGAAATGAGAAACCGCGCCTTGGTTCTCCAGTCGATCGCCAGCCTCTACGGGGTCTGCGACGAAGAGGACAAAGACCTCGGGGTGGTGCTGATTGACCTGGGCGGCGTCACTGACGTTTCCATCTACCGGGACGGCGAGATTCGCTTCACCAAGTTGCTGCCGGTGGGAGCGACGAACATCACCAAGGATATCGTCATCGGCCTGCGCACGACGTTCAGCCAGGCCGAGGAGCTTAAGCGGAAATACGGCGCGGCCATGGCGACCCAGATTGAGAAGGACGAGGCGATATCGGTTGAGGACGCGTCGGGCCGCGGGCCCAAACCGGTCTCGCGCCGATTGCTGGCCTCGGTCATCCAGCCGCGCGCCGAGGAGATTATTACGTTGTGTGACGCCGAGGTCAGGAAATCGGGCTTCGGCGAAGGGCTTTCGGCCGGCGCGGTGATTACCGGTGGCGGCGCGAGCCTGAGTGGAATCGACCTGGTTGCCGAGCAGATACTCGGCATGCCGGTGAGATTGGGACGGCCGGACCGCGTGAGCGGGCCGCCCGAGGTGACCAAGGACCCGGCCTTTGCCACGGCCGTCGGACTGATTCGCTGCGGGGTCGAAGGCAAGACGTCCAGTCAGTTTCCGGCACCGGGATTCTGGTCCGGTGTCGGCGAGGAAGTCCGGGGCTGGTTCTCGTGA
- the ftsZ gene encoding cell division protein FtsZ, with protein sequence MIEPVREDRSLTRIGVFGVGGAGCNAINHMIDARLSGVELHAVNTDLQALGMSLSPNKIQLGAQLTGGLGSGGDPNIGKQAADESIEQLREALSGFDMVFLAVGEGGGTGTGAAPVMAEVARRSGALVVAVVTKPFQFEGKQREQRALRGIEALRPQVDTLIVLPNQRVLAEYGEKPCFEAFRLADDVLLNAVRGIAEVVITKQLINIDFADVRAVMSEHGGAIMSVGIASGPGRASEAAHRALQSPLIEDVMVESARKILLNITGDDAMTLKEVDEAATTVYNATNGQADVRMGAARSKDLRDSMRVTMIATGLSDPLPKVDEVSDLLAEMDLFPSIKRTMGKEVTMAVDKHNLDVPAFLRRQLD encoded by the coding sequence ATGATCGAACCGGTAAGAGAAGACAGGAGCCTGACCCGGATCGGCGTATTCGGCGTCGGCGGAGCAGGATGCAACGCGATAAACCACATGATCGACGCCCGGCTATCCGGCGTCGAGCTGCACGCAGTCAATACCGACCTGCAGGCGCTGGGGATGTCGCTCTCGCCCAACAAGATACAGCTCGGCGCCCAACTCACCGGCGGCCTGGGCTCGGGCGGTGACCCGAACATCGGCAAACAGGCGGCGGATGAGTCGATTGAACAACTCCGCGAGGCCCTGTCCGGCTTCGACATGGTGTTCCTCGCGGTCGGCGAGGGCGGCGGCACCGGGACCGGCGCGGCGCCGGTCATGGCCGAGGTCGCAAGGCGGAGCGGAGCGCTGGTCGTGGCCGTGGTCACCAAACCGTTCCAGTTCGAAGGCAAACAGCGCGAGCAGCGGGCACTGCGGGGCATCGAGGCGCTCAGGCCGCAGGTCGACACGCTCATCGTGCTGCCGAACCAGCGGGTGCTGGCGGAATACGGCGAGAAGCCGTGCTTCGAGGCATTCCGGCTGGCCGACGACGTACTGCTCAACGCGGTCCGTGGCATCGCCGAGGTCGTCATCACCAAGCAGCTCATCAACATCGACTTCGCGGACGTGCGCGCGGTGATGTCGGAGCACGGCGGCGCCATCATGTCGGTCGGCATCGCGTCCGGCCCGGGCCGGGCCTCGGAAGCCGCCCATCGCGCCCTGCAATCCCCGCTGATCGAAGACGTGATGGTGGAAAGCGCCCGCAAGATACTGCTCAACATCACGGGCGACGACGCGATGACTTTGAAAGAGGTGGACGAGGCTGCGACCACGGTCTACAACGCGACCAATGGCCAGGCCGACGTCCGGATGGGCGCGGCCCGCAGCAAAGACCTGCGCGACAGCATGAGGGTCACCATGATTGCCACGGGCCTGAGCGACCCGCTGCCCAAGGTCGACGAGGTCAGCGACCTGCTTGCCGAAATGGACCTGTTCCCGTCCATCAAGCGGACGATGGGCAAGGAAGTCACGATGGCGGTTGACAAGCACAATCTGGACGTACCGGCCTTCCTCCGCCGGCAACTGGACTGA